Below is a genomic region from Methanofollis sp. UBA420.
AGGAGTCACGCTGCTCCGGCTGGAGGAGGGAGAGCACACGGTCCACGTCGCGGTACGAGTCGAGGAGGCTCCTGATATGCGAGAACGACCTCGTGCCGAAACGGCCCACATAGCCCATCTCCCGCCGCAGTTCCCTCTCGGCGCACTCCATGCAGATATGCTCCCTGCCGAAGCGCACGCCGTTCTTCTTTGACAGCGGGGTTACCTTGTCTTCGAGGAGGCAGATGCGGCAGAGTTTCACCTCTGCCGGGGGGACCTGGAAGTCCCCGAGAAATGCCAGGAGTCCGGGCTCGGGTTTCGTGATCCTGACGTCGGACCCCCGGATCAGGTCGATCAGTTTCTTTGTCGGGACATTCTGGTAATTTCTCCGCCCGGATGCGCGGAGTTTCAGGTTTGTCGGCCGATACCCGCGGGTAGAATGGGCGAGTTCGAAGACCCCGGTCTCCCTGACAGACCGCCCGTCAAAAAGAATGAGTTTATATGAGCCCCGTTGCGGGGCGATGATGACAATCATGGAATGATAAGGTCGTGGATGGTGTAGTTCAGCCCTGCACTCTCAAGGCGCTTGAGAAAATCGGTGAACTCCTCGTCGACGATGAGGACCGCACACTCGACACCGTGGAAGGCGGCCTCGACCGCACCTTCCCGCGAGCCGAAGGTGATGTCGGGCTCCCGGCCTGCCGCCCGCAGGGCGATAGCCGCTTCAAGCCCGACGACCCCGACCATCTGCACCCCGGCAAGGACCTTCTGCATCCCGGCAAGGTCGACCTTCCGCGAGCCCCCTCTCTCGATCCGCGGCACCTTGAGGACGCGGACCGTCCCCTCGGTATGGTCGATCAGCCCGGTGAGTTGCGCGATCCCGACGTCCTGCCCGGCGACGGCATCGGCGATCACCTCGCCCATCGCGTTCTGTGACTCCTTCGCGGCGTACAGCCAGCCGTCCTTCATATAGACACCGACAACGTCGCCTTCCTTCAGGTTCCCGGCAGCGATCGCGGGCCAGACCCGCACCTTCTGGATCACG
It encodes:
- a CDS encoding MarR family transcriptional regulator gives rise to the protein MPTTTAGEDPLATLLRSKREITRFQILVEVAEHQPAVRQQEIAEKMGVTPQAVSEYIRELADDGFISAYGRGRYEVTKEGIEWVLNNAEVLESYARHVTRDVIQKVRVWPAIAAGNLKEGDVVGVYMKDGWLYAAKESQNAMGEVIADAVAGQDVGIAQLTGLIDHTEGTVRVLKVPRIERGGSRKVDLAGMQKVLAGVQMVGVVGLEAAIALRAAGREPDITFGSREGAVEAAFHGVECAVLIVDEEFTDFLKRLESAGLNYTIHDLIIP